The nucleotide sequence AAGTGGCTGCTCAAAAGGATATCAAGTTAACATACCTTCCATATGTGGTAAGAGCACTTGTATCTGCTTTAAGAGAGTACCCAATCTTAAATGCATCTATCGATGATAATACAGATGAAATCGTCTATAAGCACTACTACAATATTGGAATTGCAGCAGATACGGATAAAGGACTTCTTGTTCCAGTTGTGAAAAATGCAGATTCTAAATCCATTTTCTCTATCTCCCAAGAGATTAATGAATTGGCAGTAAAGGCAAGAGATGGTAAACTAAGTCCTGATGAAATGAAAGGTGCTTCCAGCACAATTTCTAACATTGGTTCTGCAGGTGGACAGTGGTTTACTCCTGTTATCAACTACCCAGAAGCAGCAATTCTTGGTATTGGACGTATCGGAGAAAAACCTGTCGTTCGCGATGGAGAAATTGTAGTAGCTCCTGTATTGGCATTGTCTTTAAGCTTTGATCACCGAATCGTTGATGGTGCAACAGCTCAAATGGCAATGAACCAAATCAAACGTTTATTAAACGATCCACAACTTATTATGATGGAGGCGTAAAACAATGGTAGTAGGAGATTTCCCAATCGAATTAGACACTCTTGTGGTTGGTGCAGGACCAGGGGGATATGTAGCTGCAATTCGTGCAGCGCAAACTGGTCAAAAAGTAACAATCGTTGATAAAGGAACTTTAGGTGGCGTATGTTTAAACGTCGGTTGTATTCCTTCTAAAGCTCTAATCCAAGCTGGTCACAGATACGAGCATGCACAAGGTGCAGAAGACCTCGGAATTACATCTGAAAAAGTAAGTGTAGACTTTGCTAAAGTACAAGAATGGAAAGGCAGTGTCGTAAACAAACTTACTTCTGGTGTAGAAGGCTTGTTAAAAGGGAACAAAGTAGACATCGTAAGAGGAGAAGTGTACTTTGTTGATAAAAACACAGTACGCGTGATGGATGAGAAAAATTCTCAAACGTACACATTTAAAAATGTGATTATCGCAACAGGTTCTCGTCCAATTGAATTACCTACATTTAAATTCTCAGACCGTGTTCTGGATTCTACAGGTGCTCTTAACTTGAAAGAAATCCCAGGCAAGCTTGTAGTAATTGGTGGAGGATATGTTGGTACTGAGCTTGGTACTGCTTATGCAAACTTTGGTACAAAAGTAACGATTTTAGAAGGTACTAAAGACATCTTAGGCGGCTTTGAAAAACAAATGACTTCTATTGTTAAAAAACGCTTGAAGAAAAAAGAAGTGGAAGTTGTGACTGAAGCTATGGCTCAAGGTGTAGAAGAAACAAAAGACGGCGTAAAAGTAACGTATGAAGTGAAAGGTAAAACGGAAACCGTTGAAGCAGATTACGTTCTTGTAACAGTAGGTCGTCGTCCTAACACGAACGAATTAGGTTTAGAGCAAGTTGGTGTAGAGCTTGACGATCGTGGCCTAGTGAAAATCGACAAGCAATGCCGCACAAATATCGATAACTTCTTTGCAATTGGGGATATCGTAGCTGGACCTCCATTAGCACACAAAGCTTCTTATGAAGGTAAAATTGCAGCAGAAGTAATTGCTGGTGAAAAATCGGAAATTGATTATAATGGTATTCCAGCAGTTGTATTCTCTGACCCAGAACTTGCTTCTGTAGGTTACACGGAACAAGAAGCGAAAGATGCTGGAATCGATATTAAAGCGTCTAAATTCCCATTCGCGGCAAATGGCCGTGCATTATCTCTAAATGATAGTGATGGATTTGTGAAGCTTATTACACGTAAAGAAGATGGACTTGTAATTGGTGCCCAAATCGCTGGTCCAAACGCTAGTGACATGGTTGCGGAATTAGGTTTAGCAATCGAAGCTGGGATGACGGCGGAAGATTTAGCACTTACTATTCACGCTCACCCAACTTTAGGAGAAATCACAATGGAAGCTGCAGAAGTAGCAATGGGATCTCCTATTCACATCGTAAAATAATGAACCTGAAACTCCCTTCGAATTCGAAGGGAGTTTTTTTACCAGGAAAGTATATAATTTTAGCAAGAAGAAATCCGGCGAAGGTTAACATTTTCCAGTTCCAAGTATAGGGGCACAAAGGAAAGCAACGGAAGAATCTAGATCGTAGAAAAAAAGAAATGTTTGTTGAACTAAGGATTATCCCGCGCCTAAAGGCTTGGCTTAACTAAGTTTTCTTTAGATAGAATAAGGTAAAATATTTCAAGTCGAGAGGGATTTCCGCTGGCAGAAGGTGACGGAAATCGGAAATCTATGCAGTTTTAGTTCATTTTTAAAATATAGAAATGGTGCTTGCTTGGCTTTTCATATCTTTCCAAATTATTTCATCATCCTTATGGTGAAAAATTATATATAATAGAATAACGGAAAGCTATAACATCAGGGGGAATTCAGAACGATGAAACAATTTTTGTGGATACTTTGCATACTTGCCTTATTAACTGCATGCCAAGAGACTACAGTAGAGAAAGAAAAAGTGAGCACAACTGCGCCAGAAAATGAGACAGTTGTTGAGAAAAAAGAAGCTCCTAAAAATTTGTTAGTTACTCAGCCAGTTGAACCTCAATATTACGTTGCTGAAAGTTGGAGTATAATCCCATTGGATGAAGCAACAAATAGCAAAGTAGCCTTACTTACCATTGATGATGCTCCAGACACGTATGCAGTGGAGATGGCTAAAACGTTAAAAGCTTTAAATGCTCCTGCTATATTCTTTGTGAACGGACACTTTCTAGATACAGACGAAGAAAAGCAAAAACTAAAACAAATTTATGATATGGGCTTCGTAATTGGAAATCATACGTATAATCACTCTAATTTAAATGATTTATCAGAAGAACAGCAGAAAGAAGAAATTGTTTCTGTAAGTAATATTGTAGAAGAGGTAACAGGAAAAAAACCAAAATTTTTCCGAGCACCATTCGGAATGAATACAGACTATTCGAAACAAGTTGTTAAGGAACAGGGTATGGTTCTTATGAATTGGACGTATGGCTATGACTGGGATCAGAATTATATGACCGAAGACGCAATAGCCGATATCATGGTGAACGCACCCGAGTTAAGGGATGGTGCAAATCTACTAATGCATGACAGGGAATGGACTGCGGCGGCTATAGATAACATAGTGAATGGACTACGTGAGAAAGGATATGAAATAGTCGACCCTCAACTTATCCAAACAAATCCTACTGAATAAAGAAGAGCCGCCACAATATGATGTGGTGGCTCTTTTGGGTTTAGCGAAATGCTCGGTGCTCTTTAATCACTTGAATATTTTGCAATGTTTCGTCTTCAAGCCCTTGAACAGGGAGTCCTGCTTCTAGATTTTTTTGAATGTACGTGATGTTGTCTTCTGTAATGATTTCTCCAGGAATAAAGATTGGAATTCCCGGCGGATAGACCATAATGGATTCAGCACTGATTCTTCCAACTGCATCTACTAAAGGAATAGACTCTGTTTCTGCATAGAACGCATCTCGTGGAGATAGTGCTAACAATGGGATGTTTGGTACTTGAACATTGACGTCGCTTCGTGTTGCGTGTGCCTTATGTTCTTTTGCTAGTTCTGCTAAAGCTTGCAATAACATTTCCGTTTCTTTTTTCGTATCTCCTGGAGTAATGATACATAAAATATTGTACAAATCGGATAACTCTACTTCAATGTTATAGTGGTTTCTTAACCATACTTCTACGTCATAGCCCGTTATACCTAAGTCTTTTACGGAAATAATTAACTTTGTTGGGTCATACCGAAAAGTGGCATCACTGCCTAAAATCTCTTCTCCAACACAGTATAGATTTGGAATGTTGTTAATGGCCATCCTAGTCGCTTGCGCAAGTTGTAGGGTTTCTTCTATTAGACCTTTCCCTTTTGTGACTAAGTATTTTCTAGCCATATCTAAGGATGCAAGTAGCAAATAGGAGGTCGATGTGGTCGTTAACATCGAAAGCACGGTTTGCACTCTTTCGTGTGACACAAGCCCTTCTTTTAGGTTTAAGACAGAGCTTTGTGTTAAGGATCCTCCTAGTTTATGAACACTCGTAGAAGCAATGTCAGCTCCTGCAGCCATTGCAGACATCGGTAATTGGTCATGAAAATGAATATGTACACCATGCGCTTCATCGACAAGTACTGGAACATGATGATTATGTGCAATATCTACTATCTTTTTTAAATCAGCGGCAATCCCGAAATAGGTTGGATTAATGACTAAGACAGCTTTCGCATCTGGATGTGCTTGTAAGGCATTTTCAACCGCATCTGGTGTGATTCCATGTGAAATACCTAAATCTTTATCCAATTCCGGATGCACAAAAATAGGGGTGGCACCCGAAAAGATGAGAGCCGTTGTAACGGATTTATGGATGTTTCGTGGAACAATTATTTTGTCCCCAGGACCACATACGCTCAATACCATTGTCATGATGGCCCCGCTCGTCCCTTGTACGGAAAAGAACGTATAATCAGCACCGAAAGCCTTTGCTGCTAATTCCTGCGCTTCTTTAATCATTCCTGTTGGATGATGGAGATCATCCAATGGCTCTATATTAATTAAATCGATAGATAAAGCATTTTTTCCGATAAAGTCGCGAAAGTCTGGATTCATACCAATACCGCGTTTATGACCAGGAATATGGAACTGAATAGGACTCTTGGCAGCATGGTTGAGTAATCCAGTGAATAATGGTGTTTCGTTTTGTGAAGTCATAGTTTGTACACCTCTTAATTAAGTCTAAAACAAAAGCATTATAGCAAATACTTGGATGAATAGCTAGTTTTCGGTAAACTATACATCGGTTACTATTATTAAAATAACCGAAATGTTTAAAGATATGAAAGGTAGAGAAAGGGGATAGGAATGAACTATAGTTATCCAATAGATGAAACATGGAATAAGCAAGAGATTATTGATGTTGTAAACTTCTTTTCCATGGTGGAAAAAGCGTATGAACAGTCTGTAAAACGTGACGATATTATGCTTGCTTACACACGGTTTAAACAAATTGTTCCATCGAAAAGTGAAGAAAAACAACTGTGTGGAAAGTTTGAAAAAGGTTCGGGTTATTCTTGTTATCGAACTATTCAATACGCAAAAGACCTACAATCAGGAGATACCGTACAAATGAAAAAGAACAGATAGTGGGACATTTCATCCATTATCTGTTCTTTAAATTTTTTAATCGTGCATAGAAAGCTTGTAGAGAGGGGAAAGGGTAGAGAAAATATCCTTAACCTCAATTATAAAGGCATCCCCATTTTTAATGATGGAACTATCTTTTGCAAAGTGTTTTCCTACTAAGAACTCTGCTTTTTTAACCTTTTGGAAACGGTCAAGAGCAGCCTTCAAATCAAGTTCTCCAACAGAGCTTGATTCCTTTTTCATGTGATCTAATGAAATAACATAGTCCTTCGGTATGGTGGAAGAGATGTCATCCAAATGATCCAAGAACTTGGTAGCAATTTCGCTTTTCGTAGGAAGTTCATAAATGTAGGCTAGCCAGACAAACACATGATCATCAAATAAACCTATTTGGAAGTGAGGATGCTTTTTATACCCTCTCTTATTATGACAATATGCTGACCAAGTATCCTTAGGTGGATTAACCGTTCTTCTAGCATGTTGGGCAATGTGAAGGTGCATT is from Radiobacillus kanasensis and encodes:
- the lpdA gene encoding dihydrolipoyl dehydrogenase, producing MVVGDFPIELDTLVVGAGPGGYVAAIRAAQTGQKVTIVDKGTLGGVCLNVGCIPSKALIQAGHRYEHAQGAEDLGITSEKVSVDFAKVQEWKGSVVNKLTSGVEGLLKGNKVDIVRGEVYFVDKNTVRVMDEKNSQTYTFKNVIIATGSRPIELPTFKFSDRVLDSTGALNLKEIPGKLVVIGGGYVGTELGTAYANFGTKVTILEGTKDILGGFEKQMTSIVKKRLKKKEVEVVTEAMAQGVEETKDGVKVTYEVKGKTETVEADYVLVTVGRRPNTNELGLEQVGVELDDRGLVKIDKQCRTNIDNFFAIGDIVAGPPLAHKASYEGKIAAEVIAGEKSEIDYNGIPAVVFSDPELASVGYTEQEAKDAGIDIKASKFPFAANGRALSLNDSDGFVKLITRKEDGLVIGAQIAGPNASDMVAELGLAIEAGMTAEDLALTIHAHPTLGEITMEAAEVAMGSPIHIVK
- a CDS encoding polysaccharide deacetylase family protein; protein product: MKQFLWILCILALLTACQETTVEKEKVSTTAPENETVVEKKEAPKNLLVTQPVEPQYYVAESWSIIPLDEATNSKVALLTIDDAPDTYAVEMAKTLKALNAPAIFFVNGHFLDTDEEKQKLKQIYDMGFVIGNHTYNHSNLNDLSEEQQKEEIVSVSNIVEEVTGKKPKFFRAPFGMNTDYSKQVVKEQGMVLMNWTYGYDWDQNYMTEDAIADIMVNAPELRDGANLLMHDREWTAAAIDNIVNGLREKGYEIVDPQLIQTNPTE
- a CDS encoding aminotransferase class I/II-fold pyridoxal phosphate-dependent enzyme — its product is MTSQNETPLFTGLLNHAAKSPIQFHIPGHKRGIGMNPDFRDFIGKNALSIDLINIEPLDDLHHPTGMIKEAQELAAKAFGADYTFFSVQGTSGAIMTMVLSVCGPGDKIIVPRNIHKSVTTALIFSGATPIFVHPELDKDLGISHGITPDAVENALQAHPDAKAVLVINPTYFGIAADLKKIVDIAHNHHVPVLVDEAHGVHIHFHDQLPMSAMAAGADIASTSVHKLGGSLTQSSVLNLKEGLVSHERVQTVLSMLTTTSTSYLLLASLDMARKYLVTKGKGLIEETLQLAQATRMAINNIPNLYCVGEEILGSDATFRYDPTKLIISVKDLGITGYDVEVWLRNHYNIEVELSDLYNILCIITPGDTKKETEMLLQALAELAKEHKAHATRSDVNVQVPNIPLLALSPRDAFYAETESIPLVDAVGRISAESIMVYPPGIPIFIPGEIITEDNITYIQKNLEAGLPVQGLEDETLQNIQVIKEHRAFR
- a CDS encoding UPF0223 family protein — protein: MNYSYPIDETWNKQEIIDVVNFFSMVEKAYEQSVKRDDIMLAYTRFKQIVPSKSEEKQLCGKFEKGSGYSCYRTIQYAKDLQSGDTVQMKKNR
- a CDS encoding YktB family protein, which encodes MTFTGFEAKDFDTFNIEGLEERMEAIRSRIQPKFQAISEDIADDLSQLVGQEMHLHIAQHARRTVNPPKDTWSAYCHNKRGYKKHPHFQIGLFDDHVFVWLAYIYELPTKSEIATKFLDHLDDISSTIPKDYVISLDHMKKESSSVGELDLKAALDRFQKVKKAEFLVGKHFAKDSSIIKNGDAFIIEVKDIFSTLSPLYKLSMHD